The sequence GCTCTAGATTTTGTTCGGGACATTGCCAAAACCCAAATTGGTGAGAAAGAATATCGCCCATGGGTGCCGTTTGTCGGAACATTGTTTTTATTTATCTTTGTTTCCAACTGGTCAGGGGCGCTTGTGCCTTGGAAAGTGATTGAAATTCCAAGTAGCGAATTAGCAGCCCCCACCAACGATATCAATACAACGGTCGCCCTCGCGTTATTAACCTCCCTTGCCTACTTCTATGCGGGGATTAGTAAACGGGGACTCGGCTACTTTAAAAAGTACATCGAACCCACGCCAATTCTGTTACCCATTAACATTTTGGAAGACTTTACCAAGCCTCTCTCGCTTAGTTTCCGACTTTTTGGTAATATTCTTGCTGATGAGTTGGTCGTTGCTGTACTAGTCTTACTGGTGCCCTTATTTGTTCCTTTGCCCGTGATGGCGTTGGGACTGTTTACCAGTGCCATTCAGGCTTTAATTTTTGCCACGCTGGCGGGA comes from Halothece sp. PCC 7418 and encodes:
- the atpB gene encoding F0F1 ATP synthase subunit A; the encoded protein is MTLLDGLNVIPAFPLAELEVGEHFYWEIGNYTVHGQVFLTSWVVIALLLIASFLGTRNLERVPSGIQNFLEYALDFVRDIAKTQIGEKEYRPWVPFVGTLFLFIFVSNWSGALVPWKVIEIPSSELAAPTNDINTTVALALLTSLAYFYAGISKRGLGYFKKYIEPTPILLPINILEDFTKPLSLSFRLFGNILADELVVAVLVLLVPLFVPLPVMALGLFTSAIQALIFATLAGAYIGESLEHGEEE